A genomic stretch from Carcharodon carcharias isolate sCarCar2 chromosome 27 unlocalized genomic scaffold, sCarCar2.pri SUPER_27_unloc_1, whole genome shotgun sequence includes:
- the LOC121273665 gene encoding zinc finger protein 239-like — protein MEKPWKCGDCGKGFRSPSVLETHRRSHTGERPFTCSKCGKGFTQSSHLQTHQQVHTGERPFTCSECGKGFRSPSKLEIHRRSHTGERPFTCNECGKRFSHSSNLLTHQRIHTGERPFTCSDCGKAFSNSSGLQKHQRVHTGERPFICSECGKGFTRSAHLLAHQRIHTGERPFTCSRCGKRFRNSSNLLTHQRVHTGVRPFTCSDCGKGFSDGSALRTHQRVHTKERPFTCTVCGQRFTQSSSLLIHHVTHTNERPFKCSDCGSGFKSAAVLRIHQRIHTEERPFSCSQCAKSFRTLSDQQRHQRVHTGEKPFACTECGKSFADSSNLRNHRRVHTGERPFTCTECGKGFSNSSNLLTHQRVHTGERPFTCPDCGKGFTHSSHLRRHQRVHR, from the coding sequence atggagaaaccgtggaaatgtggggactgtgggaagggattcagatccCCCTCTGTGCTTGAAAcccatcgacgcagtcacaccggggagaggccattcacctgctccaagtgtgggaagggatttactcagtcatcccatctgcagacacaccagcaagttcacaccggagagagaccgttcacctgctctgagtgtgggaagggattcagatccCCATCTAAGCTGGAGattcatcgacgcagtcacactggggagaggccattcacctgcaatGAGTGCGGGAAGCGATTCAGTCATTCATCCAACTTATTGacgcaccagcgaattcacactggggagagaccgttcacttgctctgactgtgggaaggcaTTCAGTAATTCATCTGGCCTGCAGAAGCACcaacgagttcacaccggggaaaggccgttcatctgctctgagtgtgggaagggattcactcgctCAGCCCACCTGCTggcacaccagcgaattcacaccggggagaggccattcacctgctctcggTGTGGGAAGCGATTCAGGAATTCATCCAACTTATTGACACACCAGCGGGTACACACCGGGGTGAGACCATTTACCtgttctgactgtgggaagggattcagtgatgggtcTGCCCTgcggacacaccagcgagttcacaccaaggagaggccattcacctgcacagTGTGTGGGCagcgattcactcagtcatccagcctgctgatACACCATGTCACTCACACCAATGAAAGACCCTTTaaatgctctgactgtgggagtgGCTTCAAAAGCGCTGCAGTTCTGAGGATCCACCAGCGCAtccacactgaggagagaccattcagctgctctCAATGTGCAAAGAGTTTCAGAACGTTGTCTGATCAACAgagacatcagcgagttcacaccggggagaagccGTTTGCCTGCACCGAGTGTGGGAAGAGTTTCGCTGATTCATCCAACCTGCGGAACCAccggcgagttcacaccggggagagaccatttacctgcaccgagtgtgggaagggattcagtaattCATCCAACTTAttaacacaccagcgagttcacactggagagaggccgttcacttgccctgattgtgggaagggattcactcattcatcccacCTGCGgaggcaccagcgagttcacaggtGA